From Pseudomonas sp. stari2, a single genomic window includes:
- a CDS encoding carbohydrate ABC transporter permease, whose translation MNTSTAKAHIDLSQPRRKNRVANPGWFLVSPSVALLLLWMIVPLGMTVYFSTIRYNLLDPGINEFVGLDNFTYFLTDSGFLPGTTNTLLLVGSVLLISVVFGVLISALLEASEFFGRGIVRVMLISPFFIMPTVGALIWKNLIFHPVSGILAYIWKLFGAQPVDWLAHYPLLSIIIIVSWQWLPFAILILMTAMQSLDQEQKEAARLDGAGPVAIFWHLTLPHLARPIAVVVMIETIFLLSVFAEIFTTTNGGPGYASTNLAYLIYNQALVQFDVGMASAGGLIAVVIANIAAIILVRMIGKNLTDKA comes from the coding sequence ATGAATACTTCAACTGCCAAAGCCCACATCGACCTGTCGCAACCCCGGCGCAAAAACCGTGTGGCCAATCCCGGCTGGTTTCTGGTCAGCCCTTCGGTGGCCCTGTTGCTGCTGTGGATGATCGTGCCACTGGGCATGACCGTCTATTTCTCGACGATCCGCTACAACCTGCTCGACCCGGGCATAAACGAATTCGTCGGGCTGGATAACTTCACCTACTTTCTGACCGATTCGGGCTTCCTGCCCGGCACCACCAACACCTTGTTGCTGGTGGGCAGCGTGCTGCTGATCAGCGTGGTGTTCGGCGTGTTGATCAGTGCGTTGCTGGAGGCCAGCGAGTTCTTCGGTCGCGGCATCGTGCGGGTGATGCTGATTTCACCGTTCTTCATCATGCCCACGGTCGGTGCGCTGATCTGGAAGAACCTGATCTTCCACCCGGTCTCCGGCATCCTCGCCTACATCTGGAAGCTGTTCGGCGCGCAACCGGTGGACTGGCTGGCACACTACCCGCTGCTATCGATCATCATCATTGTGTCGTGGCAATGGCTGCCCTTCGCGATCCTGATCCTGATGACCGCCATGCAGTCTCTCGACCAGGAACAGAAAGAAGCTGCCCGCCTCGACGGCGCAGGCCCCGTCGCGATCTTCTGGCACCTGACCCTGCCGCATCTGGCGCGGCCGATTGCCGTGGTGGTGATGATTGAAACCATCTTCCTGCTGTCCGTGTTCGCCGAAATCTTCACCACCACCAACGGCGGCCCCGGCTACGCGTCGACCAACCTCGCCTACCTGATCTACAACCAGGCGCTGGTGCAGTTCGACGTCGGCATGGCCTCGGCCGGCGGCCTGATCGCCGTGGTCATCGCCAACATCGCCGCGATCATTCTGGTGCGGATGATCGGCAAAAACCTGACTGACAAAGCCTGA
- a CDS encoding carbohydrate ABC transporter permease produces MTLQQSRRLQSLLLGTLAWAIAIIIFFPIFWMVLTSFKTEIDAFATPPQLFFTPTLENYLHINERSDYFSFAWNSVVISFSATALCLLIAVPAAYSMAFYETQRTKGTLLWMLSTKMLPPVGVLMPIYLLAKSFGLLDTRIALIVIYTLINLPIVVWMVYTYFKDIPKDILEAARLDGATLAQEMLRVLLPIAKGGLASTVLLSLILCWNEAFWSLNLTSSKAAPLTALIASYSSPEGLFWAKLSAVSTLACAPILIFGWISQKQLVRGLSFGAVK; encoded by the coding sequence ATGACTCTTCAACAATCCCGCCGGCTGCAAAGCCTGCTGCTCGGCACGCTGGCCTGGGCCATCGCGATCATCATTTTCTTCCCGATCTTCTGGATGGTACTGACCAGTTTCAAGACCGAAATCGACGCCTTCGCCACACCGCCGCAGTTGTTCTTCACGCCGACGCTGGAGAACTACCTGCACATCAACGAGCGCAGCGATTACTTCAGCTTCGCCTGGAACTCGGTAGTGATTTCCTTCAGCGCCACGGCCCTTTGCCTGCTGATCGCGGTGCCGGCAGCCTACTCGATGGCGTTCTACGAAACCCAGCGCACCAAAGGCACGCTGCTGTGGATGCTCTCCACCAAAATGCTGCCACCGGTGGGCGTGCTGATGCCGATCTACCTGCTGGCCAAGAGTTTTGGCCTGCTGGACACGCGCATCGCGCTGATCGTGATCTACACGCTGATCAACCTGCCGATCGTGGTCTGGATGGTTTACACCTACTTCAAGGACATTCCCAAAGACATCCTCGAAGCCGCCCGCCTCGACGGCGCCACCCTCGCCCAGGAAATGCTCCGCGTGCTGCTGCCGATCGCCAAGGGCGGCCTCGCGTCGACCGTGCTGCTGTCGCTGATCCTGTGCTGGAACGAGGCGTTCTGGTCGCTGAACCTGACCTCGTCCAAAGCCGCGCCGCTGACCGCGCTGATCGCTTCCTACTCAAGCCCCGAAGGATTGTTCTGGGCCAAGTTGTCGGCCGTCTCGACCCTGGCCTGCGCGCCGATCCTGATCTTCGGCTGGATCAGCCAGAAACAACTGGTGCGCGGCCTGTCGTTCGGCGCCGTCAAATAA
- a CDS encoding ABC transporter ATP-binding protein — protein MANLKIKNLQKGFEGFSIIKGIDLEVNDKEFVVFVGPSGCGKSTLLRLIAGLEEVSGGTIELDGRDITEVSPAKRDLAMVFQTYALYPHMTVKKNMSFALDLAGVPKAEVEKKVGEAARILELGPMLERKPKQLSGGQRQRVAIGRAIVRNPKIFLFDEPLSNLDAALRVQMRLELLRLHKDLKATMIYVTHDQVEAMTMADKVVVLNGGKIEQVGSPLELYHTPANLFVAGFLGTPKMGFLKGQIARIDGASCEVSLDAGTRITLPFNASNLSVGSAVTLGIRPEHLELAQPGDCTLQVTADVSERLGSDTFCHVKTNAGEALTMRVRGDLASRYGEQLNLHLDAAHCHLFDADGVALTRPLRAAA, from the coding sequence ATGGCCAACCTGAAAATCAAGAATCTGCAAAAAGGCTTCGAAGGTTTTTCCATCATCAAGGGCATCGACCTTGAGGTGAACGACAAGGAATTCGTGGTATTTGTCGGCCCGTCGGGCTGCGGCAAATCCACCCTGCTGCGATTGATCGCCGGCCTCGAAGAAGTCAGTGGCGGCACGATCGAACTAGATGGGCGCGACATCACCGAAGTCAGCCCGGCCAAGCGAGATCTGGCGATGGTGTTCCAGACCTATGCGTTGTATCCGCACATGACCGTGAAAAAGAACATGTCATTCGCCCTCGATCTGGCCGGCGTACCGAAAGCCGAAGTCGAGAAGAAAGTCGGCGAAGCGGCGCGCATTCTCGAACTCGGGCCGATGCTGGAACGCAAGCCCAAACAACTGTCCGGCGGCCAGCGTCAGCGTGTGGCCATCGGTCGCGCGATCGTGCGCAACCCGAAAATCTTCCTGTTCGACGAACCGCTGTCCAACCTCGACGCCGCCCTGCGGGTGCAAATGCGCCTTGAGCTGCTGCGCCTGCACAAGGACCTCAAAGCGACCATGATCTACGTGACCCACGATCAGGTCGAAGCCATGACCATGGCCGACAAGGTGGTGGTACTCAATGGCGGCAAAATCGAGCAGGTCGGCTCGCCGCTGGAGCTGTATCACACCCCCGCCAACCTGTTCGTCGCCGGCTTCCTCGGCACGCCGAAAATGGGCTTCCTCAAAGGCCAGATCGCGCGGATCGATGGCGCGAGCTGCGAAGTTTCGCTGGACGCCGGCACTCGCATCACCCTGCCATTCAACGCATCGAACCTGAGCGTCGGCAGCGCCGTGACCCTGGGCATTCGTCCGGAACATCTGGAACTCGCGCAACCGGGCGACTGCACCTTGCAAGTCACTGCCGACGTCAGCGAACGGCTGGGCAGCGACACCTTCTGCCACGTCAAGACCAACGCCGGCGAAGCCCTGACCATGCGCGTGCGCGGTGATCTGGCGAGCCGTTACGGCGAACAACTGAACCTGCACCTGGACGCCGCCCACTGCCATTTGTTCGATGCCGACGGCGTGGCGCTGACCCGCCCGTTGCGCGCTGCCGCCTGA
- a CDS encoding mannitol dehydrogenase family protein, which translates to MKLNKQNLNRLAAEVKLPAYSLSDTRQGIAHIGVGGFHRAHQAYYTDALMNTGEALDWAICGVGLRAEDRRARDDLREQDYLFTLFELGDSDDTEVRVIGAIRDMLLASDSAQVLIDKLADPQIRIVSLTITEGGYCIDDSNGEFMAHLPQIQHDLTYPQQPQTVFGFLCAALARRRAAGIPAFTVMSCDNLPHNGAVTRKALLAFTALLDPDLRDWIDANVSFPNAMVDRITPMTSTAHRLQLADKHAVDDAWPVVCEPFVQWVLEDKFVNGRPAWEKVGVQFTDDVSPYEEMKIKLLNGSHLALTYLGFLKGYRFVHDTMNDPLFVRYMRAYMDLDVTPQLAPVPGIDLTEYKNTLVARFSNQAIADQLERVCSDGSSKFPKFTVPTINRLIADGQETKRAALVVAAWALYLKGVDENGDTYSIPDPRAAFCQALVADDALITERLLGVEEIFGMAIPRSTEFVAAFEWCLKSLREEGVTRTLERILS; encoded by the coding sequence ATGAAACTGAACAAGCAAAACCTCAACCGCCTCGCCGCCGAAGTGAAACTGCCGGCCTACAGCTTGAGCGACACCCGCCAAGGCATCGCCCACATTGGTGTTGGCGGTTTCCACCGCGCGCATCAGGCGTATTATACCGATGCGCTGATGAACACCGGCGAAGCGCTGGACTGGGCCATTTGCGGTGTCGGCCTGCGTGCCGAAGACCGCCGCGCCCGTGACGACCTCAGAGAACAGGATTATCTGTTCACCCTGTTCGAATTGGGTGACAGCGACGACACCGAAGTCCGAGTCATCGGGGCGATCCGCGACATGCTGTTGGCCAGCGACAGCGCCCAGGTGCTGATCGACAAACTCGCCGATCCGCAGATCCGTATCGTCTCGCTGACCATCACCGAAGGCGGCTATTGCATCGATGACAGCAACGGCGAGTTCATGGCGCACCTGCCACAGATTCAGCACGACCTGACTTACCCGCAGCAGCCGCAAACCGTGTTCGGTTTTCTCTGCGCGGCGCTTGCCCGGCGGCGTGCGGCGGGCATTCCGGCGTTTACCGTGATGTCCTGCGATAACCTGCCACACAACGGCGCCGTCACCCGCAAGGCTCTTCTGGCCTTCACTGCGCTGCTGGATCCGGACTTGCGCGACTGGATCGACGCCAACGTCAGTTTCCCCAATGCCATGGTCGACCGCATCACGCCGATGACCAGCACCGCGCATCGCCTGCAACTGGCGGACAAACATGCCGTCGACGATGCCTGGCCGGTGGTCTGCGAACCCTTCGTGCAATGGGTGCTGGAAGACAAATTCGTCAACGGCCGCCCGGCCTGGGAAAAGGTCGGCGTGCAATTCACCGACGATGTTTCGCCCTACGAAGAGATGAAGATCAAACTGCTCAACGGCAGCCATCTCGCCCTGACTTATCTGGGTTTCTTGAAGGGTTACCGCTTCGTTCACGACACCATGAACGACCCGCTGTTCGTGCGCTACATGCGCGCCTACATGGACCTGGACGTGACCCCGCAACTGGCGCCGGTGCCGGGCATCGACCTGACCGAATACAAGAATACGCTGGTGGCGCGGTTCTCCAATCAGGCGATCGCCGATCAACTGGAGCGGGTATGTTCGGACGGTTCGTCGAAGTTTCCCAAGTTCACCGTTCCAACCATCAATCGCCTGATTGCCGATGGTCAGGAAACCAAACGCGCAGCGCTGGTCGTCGCTGCCTGGGCGCTGTACCTCAAAGGCGTGGACGAGAATGGCGACACTTACTCGATTCCGGATCCCCGGGCGGCGTTTTGTCAGGCGCTGGTGGCGGATGATGCACTGATCACTGAGCGGTTGTTGGGAGTTGAGGAGATTTTCGGGATGGCAATACCGCGTTCGACGGAGTTTGTGGCGGCGTTTGAGTGGTGCCTGAAAAGCTTGCGGGAAGAGGGAGTAACGCGGACGCTGGAACGAATTCTGTCCTGA
- the xylB gene encoding xylulokinase — protein MTTQQLFLGIDCGTQGTKAIILDATSGQVLGQGAAAHTMISGANGRREQDTAQWLEAFALATRRALLAANVDGQSILGIGVSGQQHGLVLLDDQGQVLRPAKLWCDTETTAENDRLLTYLGGEKGSLERLGVVIAPGYTVSKLLWTKEQHPAVFSRIAKILLPHDYLNFWLTGRSCSEYGDASGTGYFNVRTRQWDLQLLRDIDASGRLQAALPELIDAHQAVGTILPAIAEQLGINPNAQVSSGGGDNMMGAIGTGNIQPGAITMSLGSSGTVYAYAEVPKVSPDASVATFCSSSGGWLPLICTMNLTNATGAIRELFDLDLDAFNALVAQAPIGAEGVSMLPFLNGERVPPLPHATGSLHGLTIDNLTRANLCRAAVEGTTFGLRFGLDLLRQNGLQSRSICLIGGGSKSAVWRQIVADIMNTPVICTEQSEAAALGAAIQAAWCKSWSNGHEDTLTDLCQRCVKLDLNSETLPIAANVAAFQQAYERYRLHVATL, from the coding sequence ATGACAACCCAACAACTCTTCCTCGGCATCGACTGCGGCACCCAAGGCACCAAAGCCATCATCCTCGACGCCACCAGCGGTCAGGTCCTAGGCCAGGGCGCCGCGGCCCACACGATGATCAGCGGCGCCAACGGCCGTCGCGAACAGGACACCGCACAATGGCTGGAGGCCTTCGCCCTTGCCACCCGGCGTGCATTGCTGGCGGCAAATGTCGACGGCCAGTCAATCCTCGGCATCGGTGTTTCCGGCCAGCAACACGGTCTGGTACTGCTCGATGACCAAGGCCAGGTCCTGCGCCCGGCCAAGCTCTGGTGCGACACCGAAACCACGGCAGAGAATGACCGTCTGCTGACTTACCTGGGTGGTGAAAAAGGCTCGCTGGAACGCCTCGGGGTGGTTATCGCGCCGGGCTACACCGTGTCCAAGCTGTTGTGGACCAAGGAACAGCATCCCGCCGTCTTCTCACGGATCGCGAAAATCCTGCTGCCCCACGACTACCTGAATTTCTGGCTCACCGGCCGTAGCTGCAGCGAATACGGCGACGCATCCGGCACAGGTTATTTCAACGTGCGCACCCGCCAATGGGACTTGCAGTTGCTGCGCGACATCGACGCCAGCGGCCGTCTGCAAGCGGCGCTGCCGGAGTTGATCGACGCCCATCAAGCGGTCGGCACGATACTGCCGGCGATTGCTGAACAGCTCGGCATCAACCCTAACGCGCAGGTATCCAGCGGCGGCGGCGACAACATGATGGGCGCCATCGGCACCGGCAATATTCAACCCGGCGCGATCACCATGAGCCTCGGTTCTTCAGGCACGGTGTACGCCTACGCTGAGGTGCCGAAGGTCAGCCCGGACGCTTCAGTGGCGACCTTCTGCTCGTCCAGCGGCGGCTGGCTGCCGTTGATCTGCACCATGAACCTGACCAACGCCACGGGCGCGATCCGCGAGTTGTTCGACCTCGATCTCGACGCTTTCAACGCCTTGGTAGCCCAGGCGCCGATCGGCGCCGAGGGTGTGAGCATGTTGCCCTTCCTCAACGGCGAGCGCGTGCCTCCCCTGCCCCACGCCACCGGCAGTCTGCATGGTCTGACGATCGATAACCTGACCCGGGCCAATCTGTGCCGCGCCGCCGTCGAGGGCACCACCTTCGGCTTGCGATTCGGACTGGATCTGTTGCGCCAGAATGGTTTACAAAGCCGCAGCATTTGCCTGATCGGCGGCGGCTCGAAAAGTGCGGTGTGGCGGCAGATCGTCGCCGACATCATGAACACCCCGGTGATCTGCACCGAGCAAAGCGAAGCCGCTGCGCTGGGCGCGGCGATTCAGGCGGCGTGGTGCAAGTCTTGGTCGAACGGCCACGAAGACACCCTGACCGACCTGTGCCAGCGCTGCGTGAAGCTCGACCTGAACAGTGAAACCCTGCCGATTGCCGCGAATGTCGCAGCCTTCCAGCAGGCCTATGAACGCTATCGACTGCATGTCGCAACCTTATAA
- a CDS encoding carbohydrate kinase, with translation MYLVCGEALFDFFSEDDAGGQASKVNFKAIAGGSPFNVAVGLRRLGVDSALFAGLSTDYLGRRLQQVLQDEGVRPDFLVDFAAPTTLAMVAVGANGSPHYSFRGEGCADRQLSPAHLPSLNDEVRGLHFGSFSLVVQPVADTLLALIQRESGKRLISLDPNVRLNPEPNIELWRERIATLVQLADLIKVSDEDLSLLYPEQDPQRVIEGWLQHRCQVVFLTRGGEGATVFSRAHGSWSVPASAVKIADTVGAGDTLQAALITWLTEHELDSVEGVQHLNREQIDAMLRFAVQAAALTCSKTGPDLPYRHQLT, from the coding sequence ATGTACCTGGTGTGTGGCGAAGCGCTGTTCGATTTCTTCAGCGAAGACGATGCCGGCGGGCAGGCGTCGAAAGTCAATTTCAAGGCAATCGCCGGTGGCTCGCCGTTCAACGTGGCGGTGGGCTTGCGCCGACTGGGCGTGGACTCGGCGCTGTTTGCCGGGTTGTCCACCGACTACCTCGGCCGGCGCTTGCAACAAGTACTGCAGGACGAAGGTGTCCGCCCGGATTTTCTGGTGGATTTCGCCGCGCCGACCACGCTGGCCATGGTCGCAGTGGGCGCGAACGGCTCGCCGCATTACAGCTTCCGGGGCGAAGGCTGCGCTGACCGGCAGTTGAGTCCGGCGCATCTGCCGTCGCTGAATGATGAAGTACGCGGTTTGCACTTCGGTTCCTTCTCGCTGGTGGTGCAACCGGTTGCCGATACATTACTTGCGTTGATTCAGCGCGAAAGCGGCAAACGCCTGATCAGCCTCGACCCGAACGTGCGCCTCAATCCCGAGCCGAACATCGAGTTGTGGCGCGAGCGGATTGCCACGCTGGTGCAGTTGGCGGATCTGATCAAGGTCAGCGACGAGGATTTGAGCCTGTTGTATCCCGAGCAGGATCCGCAGCGAGTGATCGAAGGCTGGCTGCAGCATCGTTGCCAGGTGGTGTTCCTGACCCGAGGCGGCGAAGGCGCGACCGTGTTCAGCCGTGCTCACGGCTCATGGTCAGTGCCGGCCTCTGCAGTGAAGATCGCCGATACCGTCGGCGCCGGCGATACCCTCCAGGCCGCTTTGATCACATGGCTGACCGAACATGAACTGGATTCAGTGGAGGGTGTACAGCATCTGAATCGCGAGCAAATCGACGCCATGCTCAGGTTTGCCGTACAGGCGGCCGCCCTGACGTGCAGCAAGACAGGTCCGGATTTGCCTTATCGCCACCAGTTGACCTGA
- a CDS encoding OprD family porin has protein sequence MRPPFPLITPRQSFGFGALVLCAGFTAQVQASGFFEDTTAKIESRTVYFNRDFRDGHTSNDQGASKREESAQGFILNLQSGYTEGTVGFGIDALGMAGFQLDSSPDRSNSGLLPSSGDNPRGSKGQYAKMGLTAKVKVSDTVLKYGALLPDLPLLKYNDGRLLPTMFNGAMLTSKEVKDLTFMAARLDKYTARDSTDSQDIRVHCKNKRYACNVTADHFDMYGFDYKINDRLTAQYHYAELEDIYRQHFVGLLANQPLGDGVLKADLRLLKSADSGDAKAGSIDNRALSGMLSYGISGHTFSAGWQRMNGDNSMPYLDGSNPYLVNYVQVNDFAAAQERSWQLRYDYDFKAIGINGLSFLTRYVNGDHIKVPGSDQEGKEWERDSELKYVVQSGTFKDVSLRLRNATYRTNYEKFARDVDETRLIVSYNFSVL, from the coding sequence ATGCGTCCCCCATTTCCCCTCATCACCCCGCGCCAGTCGTTTGGCTTCGGAGCCTTGGTGCTGTGCGCCGGTTTTACCGCGCAGGTTCAGGCCAGCGGTTTTTTCGAAGACACCACGGCGAAGATCGAATCGCGCACGGTGTACTTCAACCGTGATTTCCGTGATGGGCACACCTCCAATGATCAGGGCGCGTCCAAGCGCGAAGAGTCGGCGCAGGGCTTCATTCTCAATCTGCAATCGGGTTATACCGAAGGCACCGTCGGTTTCGGCATCGATGCGCTGGGCATGGCGGGTTTCCAGCTCGATTCGAGCCCCGACCGCAGCAACAGCGGCCTGCTGCCGTCCAGTGGCGACAACCCGCGCGGTTCGAAAGGCCAGTACGCGAAGATGGGTCTGACCGCCAAGGTGAAAGTCTCGGATACGGTGCTGAAATATGGCGCGCTGCTGCCGGATCTACCACTGCTCAAGTACAACGACGGCCGTCTGCTGCCGACCATGTTCAACGGCGCGATGCTGACTTCAAAGGAAGTGAAGGACCTGACTTTCATGGCTGCACGCCTGGACAAGTACACCGCCCGGGACTCGACCGATTCGCAAGACATTCGCGTGCACTGCAAGAACAAGCGCTATGCCTGCAACGTCACCGCCGATCACTTCGACATGTACGGCTTCGACTACAAGATCAATGATCGCCTGACCGCGCAGTATCACTACGCCGAGCTGGAAGACATCTATCGCCAGCACTTCGTCGGTCTGTTGGCCAACCAGCCACTGGGTGACGGCGTATTGAAAGCCGATCTGCGTTTGCTGAAAAGCGCCGACAGTGGCGATGCAAAAGCCGGCTCCATCGACAACCGCGCCTTGAGCGGCATGCTGTCCTATGGCATCAGCGGCCACACCTTCAGCGCCGGCTGGCAGCGCATGAACGGCGACAATTCGATGCCATACCTCGATGGCAGTAACCCGTACCTGGTGAATTACGTGCAGGTCAACGACTTCGCCGCCGCGCAGGAACGTTCCTGGCAGTTGCGTTACGACTATGACTTCAAGGCGATCGGCATCAACGGCCTGAGCTTCCTGACCCGTTACGTGAACGGCGATCACATCAAGGTGCCGGGCAGCGATCAGGAAGGCAAAGAGTGGGAACGCGACAGCGAACTGAAGTACGTGGTCCAGAGCGGCACGTTCAAGGATGTCAGCCTGCGCTTGCGTAATGCGACCTACCGCACCAACTACGAGAAGTTTGCCCGGGATGTGGATGAGACCCGGTTGATTGTGAGTTACAACTTTTCGGTGTTGTAA
- the tssI gene encoding type VI secretion system tip protein TssI/VgrG — MLDANAIHISFSIEGASADLQVLSFTGREALNEPFRFDLELVSARPDLNLEELLHKPGCLTFGATGEGKIHGLVYRIEQGDSGKTLTRYSLSLVPQLAYLRHNHDQQIFQQLTVPKIIAQVLEERGILADAYSFQLSAEYPERDYCVQYDESDLHFIQRLCEEEGIHFHFQHSSSGHKLVFGDDQTVFRKLKPVNYQQDSGMTADKPVIKRFNLRLETRTSRVSRRDYDFEKPKILPEGAAKSAFMPDLEDYDYPGRFTTRERGKFLSTRALERHRSDYKLAEGKGDEPTLTSGHFLTLAEHPRAEWNDLWLLLEIFHEGKQPQVLGENVTSDVTDSKSDFHQGYRNSFVATPWDAHYRPALEHPKPKVLGSQTAIVTGPAGEEIHCDQYGRVKVQFHWDRDGQADDKTTCWLRVASGWAGAAYGGIAIPRIGMEVLVTFLEGDPDQPLVTGCLYHKENVVPYDLPANKTRSTFKTLSSPGGKGYNEFRIEDKKGVEQIYIHAQRDWDENIEHDQKIRVGNERHDTVEANVLSEFKVEEHRITHLDRKSEMRANDHLTVGVTQHVKVGTGQFVEAGTEIHYHAGEKVVIEGGMELTAKAGGSFVKVDAGGVTISGAEVKANTGGAPGAGTGIAILPPLIPAAAAVGSVGQLLERKIVPEKSEHDLDFLVTSQDTGLPLKNFPYVIRTTSGKSIVGRTNEEGKTAKISSTEAEMAVIEVFDDIPPINPGWDD; from the coding sequence ATGCTGGACGCTAATGCCATTCACATCAGCTTCTCCATTGAAGGCGCCTCCGCCGATCTGCAAGTCCTCAGCTTCACCGGTCGCGAAGCCCTCAACGAACCGTTCCGTTTCGACCTCGAACTGGTCAGCGCCCGTCCCGACCTCAACCTCGAAGAACTCCTGCACAAGCCCGGCTGCCTGACCTTCGGCGCCACCGGCGAGGGCAAGATTCATGGCCTGGTGTATCGCATCGAGCAAGGCGATTCCGGCAAGACCCTGACCCGCTACAGCCTCAGCCTGGTGCCACAGCTGGCCTACCTGCGGCACAACCATGACCAGCAGATCTTCCAGCAACTGACGGTGCCGAAGATCATTGCCCAGGTCCTGGAAGAGCGCGGCATTCTGGCCGACGCCTACAGCTTCCAGCTCAGCGCCGAGTACCCGGAACGCGACTACTGCGTGCAGTACGACGAGTCGGACCTGCATTTCATCCAGCGCCTGTGCGAAGAGGAAGGCATTCACTTCCACTTCCAGCACAGCAGCAGCGGCCACAAACTGGTGTTCGGCGATGACCAGACCGTGTTCCGCAAACTGAAACCGGTCAACTACCAGCAAGACTCCGGCATGACCGCCGACAAACCGGTGATCAAGCGCTTCAACCTGCGCCTGGAAACCCGCACCAGCCGCGTCAGCCGCCGCGATTACGATTTCGAGAAACCGAAGATCCTGCCTGAAGGCGCGGCCAAATCCGCGTTCATGCCGGACCTGGAGGACTACGACTATCCCGGCCGTTTCACCACCCGCGAGCGCGGCAAGTTCCTTTCGACCCGGGCACTGGAGCGTCATCGCAGCGACTACAAACTCGCTGAAGGCAAAGGTGACGAACCGACCCTGACCAGCGGCCATTTCCTGACCCTGGCCGAACACCCGCGCGCCGAATGGAACGACCTGTGGCTGCTGCTGGAGATCTTCCACGAAGGCAAGCAACCACAAGTGCTGGGCGAAAACGTCACCAGCGACGTCACCGACAGCAAGAGCGATTTCCACCAGGGCTACCGTAACAGCTTCGTGGCCACCCCGTGGGACGCCCACTACCGCCCTGCCCTCGAACACCCGAAACCGAAAGTCCTCGGCAGCCAGACCGCCATCGTCACCGGCCCCGCCGGCGAAGAAATTCACTGCGATCAGTACGGCCGCGTGAAAGTGCAATTCCATTGGGACCGCGACGGCCAGGCCGACGACAAGACCACCTGCTGGCTGCGCGTCGCCAGCGGTTGGGCCGGCGCAGCCTACGGCGGCATCGCCATCCCGCGTATCGGCATGGAAGTGCTGGTGACCTTCCTTGAAGGCGACCCCGACCAGCCGCTGGTCACCGGCTGCCTGTACCACAAGGAAAACGTCGTCCCCTACGACCTGCCGGCGAACAAGACCCGCAGCACCTTCAAGACCCTGAGTTCCCCGGGCGGCAAGGGCTACAACGAGTTCCGCATCGAAGACAAAAAAGGCGTGGAGCAGATCTACATCCACGCCCAGCGCGACTGGGACGAAAACATCGAGCACGACCAGAAGATCCGCGTCGGCAACGAACGGCATGACACGGTCGAAGCCAATGTTTTAAGTGAGTTCAAGGTCGAGGAACACCGCATCACTCATCTGGATCGCAAGAGCGAAATGCGCGCCAACGATCACCTGACCGTGGGCGTGACGCAGCATGTGAAGGTCGGCACCGGGCAGTTTGTCGAGGCAGGCACGGAGATTCATTACCACGCTGGCGAAAAAGTCGTGATCGAAGGCGGAATGGAACTGACGGCCAAGGCCGGGGGGAGTTTCGTCAAGGTGGATGCAGGAGGTGTGACCATCAGTGGTGCGGAGGTGAAGGCCAATACCGGGGGTGCGCCGGGTGCCGGCACCGGGATCGCGATTCTGCCTCCCCTGATTCCAGCCGCAGCCGCCGTAGGGAGTGTCGGGCAATTGCTGGAGCGCAAGATTGTCCCCGAGAAATCCGAACATGACTTGGACTTTCTTGTCACCAGTCAGGACACCGGGCTACCGCTCAAGAACTTTCCCTACGTTATCAGGACCACCTCCGGCAAAAGCATCGTCGGTCGCACCAATGAAGAAGGCAAGACCGCAAAGATTTCGAGCACTGAAGCGGAAATGGCAGTAATTGAAGTCTTTGATGACATTCCACCGATCAACCCGGGATGGGACGATTGA
- a CDS encoding transglycosylase SLT domain-containing protein, protein MAGKKPLTTTQKPLTPKADTASAKVAVDDSKRLKEIRKLVEANNQSTIDTNTVICQIYMESRFDPEAGRGKHAARGLMQMQEPAVKQVYKYRKKKELGRMPNQAQTDEAFSAGAAFYASPLIWDEAQNIRIGTEYMQYWLDISSSTEEAYKKYRGKSNGVYYRKISECARKLDASPNSMEVLRDTLK, encoded by the coding sequence ATGGCTGGAAAAAAACCACTGACCACCACTCAGAAACCACTCACGCCGAAAGCGGACACGGCCTCAGCAAAAGTTGCCGTGGATGACAGTAAACGCTTGAAAGAAATCCGCAAACTGGTTGAAGCCAATAACCAATCCACGATTGATACCAACACCGTAATTTGCCAGATCTACATGGAATCGCGTTTCGATCCTGAAGCCGGTCGAGGGAAGCACGCAGCCAGGGGACTCATGCAAATGCAGGAGCCTGCAGTCAAGCAAGTCTATAAATACCGTAAGAAAAAGGAACTGGGTCGTATGCCCAACCAGGCCCAGACGGACGAGGCATTCAGTGCCGGAGCGGCTTTTTACGCGTCTCCCCTTATCTGGGACGAAGCCCAGAACATCAGAATCGGTACCGAGTACATGCAATATTGGCTGGACATTTCGAGTTCCACCGAGGAGGCATACAAAAAGTACCGCGGTAAATCGAACGGGGTTTATTACCGCAAAATCAGTGAGTGCGCCAGAAAGCTGGACGCCAGCCCCAACTCTATGGAAGTGCTCAGGGATACATTGAAATGA